From Nitratidesulfovibrio vulgaris str. Hildenborough, a single genomic window includes:
- a CDS encoding long-chain-fatty-acid--CoA ligase, producing MMHDTATREMPWLQSYDKDVPARIDYEVAPLFAFLDEAAERHPKQTAIIFRNYKVSYAKLRLLAERFAANLRAQGVLPGDRVSVMLPNVPQAIIAFWGLLKAGCTVVMTNPLYMEKELVHQIHDSGAEYMIALDLVWPKIEPLRDRLGIRKFFITRISDALGFPLNLLYRFKAKREGTWRDVPFDGETVIPWKTLFKKKEGYSAKVENPREALALLQYTGGTTGISKGVMLTHYNLSVNVQQIKAILGESTRMRHTFLGLMPYFHVYGLTTCLTLPTALGATIIPFPRYVPRDVLVGIDKHKPTIFPGAPSIYISLMQQKDVGEFDLKSIKYCISGSAPMPLEHIRRFHELTGAQVIEGFGLTEASPVTHLNPIHGVQKPGSIGVPFPDTEARVVDMEVGLVPLPPGKIGELIIRGPQVMQGYLNRPDETANTLRNGWLYTGDIATMDEDGYFFIVDRKKDMIIVGGYNVYPREIDEVLHEHPKVKEAVTVGVPHATRGEIIKAYIVPREGVKLTKAEIVAHCREQLANYKVPKQVEFRNELPKTIVGKVLRRILRAEEEERLKNAPAGNGED from the coding sequence ATGATGCACGATACCGCCACCCGCGAAATGCCCTGGCTGCAAAGCTACGACAAGGATGTTCCGGCCCGCATCGACTACGAGGTCGCCCCCCTCTTCGCCTTCCTCGACGAAGCGGCGGAAAGGCACCCGAAGCAGACCGCCATCATCTTCCGCAACTACAAGGTCTCCTACGCGAAACTGCGCCTGCTCGCAGAGCGCTTCGCCGCCAACCTGAGGGCACAGGGCGTATTGCCGGGGGACAGGGTCTCGGTCATGCTTCCCAACGTCCCGCAGGCCATCATCGCCTTCTGGGGACTGCTCAAGGCCGGTTGCACCGTGGTGATGACCAACCCGCTCTATATGGAAAAGGAGCTGGTGCACCAGATTCACGACTCCGGCGCGGAATACATGATCGCCCTCGACCTCGTCTGGCCCAAGATAGAGCCCCTGCGCGACAGGCTGGGCATCCGCAAGTTCTTCATCACCCGCATCAGCGACGCCCTCGGGTTCCCGCTGAACCTGCTCTACCGTTTCAAGGCCAAACGGGAGGGGACATGGCGTGACGTACCCTTCGACGGGGAGACCGTCATCCCGTGGAAGACCCTGTTCAAGAAGAAGGAAGGCTACTCCGCCAAGGTGGAGAACCCGCGTGAAGCCCTCGCCCTGCTCCAGTACACCGGGGGCACCACGGGCATATCGAAAGGTGTCATGCTCACGCACTACAACCTTTCGGTGAACGTACAGCAGATCAAGGCCATCCTTGGTGAAAGCACCCGGATGCGCCACACCTTCCTTGGCCTCATGCCCTACTTCCATGTCTACGGGCTGACCACCTGCCTGACGCTGCCAACCGCACTCGGCGCGACCATCATCCCCTTCCCGCGCTATGTGCCGCGCGACGTGCTGGTTGGTATCGACAAGCACAAGCCCACGATCTTTCCGGGTGCGCCCTCCATCTACATCTCGCTCATGCAGCAGAAGGACGTCGGAGAATTCGACCTCAAATCCATCAAGTACTGCATCTCCGGTTCCGCCCCCATGCCGCTGGAGCACATCCGCCGCTTCCATGAACTGACGGGCGCACAGGTCATCGAAGGCTTCGGCCTCACAGAGGCTTCTCCGGTCACGCACCTCAACCCCATCCACGGCGTCCAGAAACCCGGTTCCATCGGCGTGCCCTTTCCGGACACGGAGGCACGGGTCGTCGACATGGAGGTGGGTCTCGTGCCCCTGCCCCCCGGCAAGATAGGCGAACTCATCATTCGCGGCCCGCAGGTCATGCAGGGCTACCTCAACCGCCCTGACGAGACGGCCAACACCCTGCGCAACGGCTGGTTGTACACCGGCGACATCGCCACCATGGATGAAGACGGCTACTTCTTCATCGTCGACCGCAAGAAGGACATGATCATCGTGGGTGGCTACAACGTCTACCCGCGTGAAATCGATGAAGTCCTTCACGAGCACCCAAAGGTGAAGGAAGCGGTCACGGTGGGCGTTCCGCACGCCACCCGGGGCGAGATCATCAAGGCCTACATCGTGCCGCGCGAGGGTGTGAAGCTCACCAAGGCCGAGATAGTGGCCCACTGCCGAGAACAACTGGCCAATTACAAGGTGCCCAAGCAGGTCGAATTCCGTAACGAGTTGCCCAAGACCATCGTGGGCAAGGTGTTGCGTCGCATCCTGCGTGCCGAAGAAGAAGAGCGTCTCAAGAACGCTCCTGCCGGAAACGGGGAGGACTAG
- a CDS encoding PP2C family protein-serine/threonine phosphatase: MQDESPLLIITDSALVRDALVTHISETRRLLIADSHDVGMELALSFRPALILLDASSTDGEALALLRAFRSEPHLDDTFILVLSDEAAVLERLEASRAGADDFLRLPVDQAELTARVAVALRQARLSRRLRAYTRRIEEEMRLVADLQMRLLPAYTPYLASLRIDSFYQPSTEASGDYFDHFLLPGEDRLRVVIADASGHGARSAVLMTMVRTLFHASHAANTPLTDMLLEINTNLLDVVGNEPDFVTLFAADLDLRGNTLRYVNAGHCPALLRHPDGTTMRLSGTTPRLGFFGVRETERLVPFTPGTRLLLYTDGFHDCATASGRRLGIDRFLSLAEATMRRGGDVLSSLREDISTTFGEPPTWPDDVTALYIERKEEA, from the coding sequence TTGCAGGATGAAAGCCCGCTCCTGATCATCACCGACTCGGCACTGGTGCGTGATGCGCTGGTGACGCACATCTCCGAAACGCGTCGCCTGCTCATCGCCGACAGTCACGACGTCGGTATGGAGTTGGCCCTCTCCTTCCGCCCCGCTCTCATCCTGCTCGATGCCTCGTCCACCGACGGCGAAGCCCTTGCCCTGCTTCGGGCCTTCCGTTCCGAACCGCATCTTGACGATACGTTCATCCTCGTGCTGAGCGACGAAGCCGCTGTGCTGGAACGTCTGGAGGCAAGCCGTGCCGGCGCAGACGACTTTCTCCGGCTTCCTGTGGACCAGGCGGAACTGACCGCCCGTGTCGCCGTCGCCTTGCGGCAGGCGCGTCTTTCACGACGCCTTCGGGCCTACACACGCCGCATCGAAGAGGAGATGCGGCTCGTGGCAGACCTGCAGATGAGGCTGCTGCCAGCCTACACACCCTACCTTGCGTCGCTGCGCATCGACAGTTTCTACCAGCCCTCCACAGAAGCCAGCGGCGACTACTTCGACCATTTCCTGTTGCCCGGAGAAGACAGACTACGGGTCGTCATCGCCGACGCCTCCGGGCATGGCGCCCGTTCCGCCGTTCTCATGACCATGGTGCGCACGCTGTTCCACGCCAGCCATGCCGCGAATACGCCGCTCACGGACATGCTGCTCGAGATCAACACCAACCTGCTGGATGTGGTCGGCAACGAGCCGGACTTCGTCACGCTCTTCGCAGCTGACCTCGACCTCAGGGGCAACACACTCCGGTACGTCAACGCCGGACACTGCCCCGCCCTTCTTCGCCACCCTGACGGGACGACCATGCGGCTTTCCGGAACGACTCCGCGGCTCGGTTTCTTCGGCGTGCGGGAAACGGAACGGCTTGTGCCCTTCACACCGGGTACACGCCTGTTGCTGTATACCGACGGTTTTCACGATTGCGCCACCGCGAGTGGACGCCGACTTGGCATCGACCGCTTCCTGTCGCTGGCAGAAGCCACGATGCGGCGTGGCGGTGATGTGCTTTCATCGTTACGCGAGGACATCTCCACCACCTTTGGCGAACCCCCGACATGGCCCGATGACGTCACCGCCCTCTATATCGAACGCAAGGAGGAGGCATGA
- a CDS encoding ATP-binding protein: protein MMRVCAFKAPATLESYRPLVCQVLEVLSPWLCDCDTLKTLEIILGEACANVIRHAYPGGAEGDMLVEVDVQPRTSVTIHVTDWGVGPVGGKQPPHFGESGHGLRIIGKLSEDCVLERRDGKTVLRATIHIPEAAWQPSTCNTTATSS, encoded by the coding sequence ATGATGAGGGTCTGCGCGTTCAAAGCCCCCGCCACGCTGGAAAGCTATCGCCCCCTCGTATGTCAGGTGCTCGAGGTACTTTCGCCATGGTTGTGCGATTGCGACACGCTCAAGACTCTGGAGATCATTCTTGGAGAGGCCTGTGCGAACGTCATCCGCCACGCCTATCCCGGCGGGGCCGAAGGTGATATGCTCGTTGAAGTAGATGTTCAACCTCGTACATCCGTGACCATTCATGTCACGGACTGGGGCGTCGGCCCTGTGGGCGGCAAGCAGCCTCCGCATTTCGGCGAATCGGGCCACGGGCTCAGGATCATCGGGAAACTTTCAGAAGACTGCGTACTTGAACGTCGTGACGGCAAGACAGTACTGCGCGCAACGATACATATCCCGGAGGCAGCATGGCAGCCATCGACCTGCAACACCACGGCAACGTCATCGTAG
- the dtd gene encoding D-aminoacyl-tRNA deacylase gives MRLVVQRVLEAGVRVDDTPVATIGTGLLVLAGFGKDDDETLPDSRRWNAMCDKLIDLRIFPDAEGRMNRSLREHGGEVLLVSQFTLYADLRRGRRPSFQTAAPPDTARNLYERLVHDIDARLPGRVSSGIFGALMHVSLINWGPVTLCLDDAELFPEASVAG, from the coding sequence GTGAGGCTTGTCGTCCAGCGCGTTCTGGAGGCCGGGGTGCGGGTGGACGACACCCCGGTAGCCACCATCGGAACAGGGCTGCTGGTCCTCGCCGGGTTCGGCAAGGACGACGACGAGACCCTGCCAGACAGCCGCCGCTGGAACGCCATGTGCGACAAGCTCATCGACCTGCGCATCTTCCCCGATGCAGAGGGGCGCATGAACCGCAGTCTGCGCGAACACGGCGGAGAGGTGCTGCTTGTCTCGCAGTTCACGCTCTATGCCGACCTGCGCCGGGGCCGCCGCCCATCATTCCAGACAGCGGCCCCTCCGGACACGGCCCGGAATCTCTACGAACGACTCGTCCACGACATTGACGCGAGGCTGCCCGGACGGGTATCTTCAGGCATCTTCGGGGCCTTGATGCATGTGAGCCTCATCAACTGGGGCCCTGTGACCCTTTGCCTTGACGATGCCGAACTCTTCCCGGAGGCCAGCGTTGCAGGATGA